The Vitis vinifera cultivar Pinot Noir 40024 chromosome 8, ASM3070453v1 genome segment TGAAAGATCAAAGACATAAATTTACCTAGACAGACTCTACTCTTTGTAAGACTTACACTTCCTACACCTATACTTGTTCTCAAGCTTGCAATGCAACACCTTCATGCTCCTTAATGAAGCCTTAATGACTTGAGGAGATGCGATTAACCACCACTAGCAAACTTGAACAATATATGAGTTTTGAGAATGTAAGGAATGTACAAAGTTAATGACAATATGCTCTAGAGTGTAAGGTTTCAAAGTAATACAATCAATAGGCCTATTTATAGGAGAAAAACCCTAGTGAATTAGACAAATTTTATAAACTGAATATTAACTTACATATTTAGAaacttagaaaattttgaaaattgccCAAACCAAATATTAACTTACGTATTTAGAAACTTAGAAATTTTTAGAATTACACAAATCTAATGCTTGTTAGGGGCGCCTGAGTGCTCTTTGTAAGTGCTTGGGTGTTgcttcataatttttctttttaaatttgataatcTTGCCTAATTAATTTACACATCTACTATATGTCTTATTTATATCATTATACTCTAAGCAACTCAATTATGCTTACTTGATTTGTACAATGAAAGAATCGGTCATGATCTCAAATCTTCAAGGTAAATGTAAATCTTAAATAGTATGGAAAGTTGAATccgaaaatatataaaaaaaaattgttaacttAAACTAACTAGTTTAGTATACCAATTGTGcaaacatttatttaaaatatattattatccCATGATTTTTAAGTTGGATTATCATATTTTGGGTTGCAttacacaatttttatttagttgtgTAGCATGAAAAAAATCGTTTTTGGACTAccatttttccacaaaaatatGTAAATCTAATTTTGGTCAAACCAAATCGAAACAATTTAGTTCATCAACTAAATCGATTCTAATTTATTCAAAGTTAGTTAGCTTAAGTTTATTCAAACTGATCAAGAATTAAGTTAACCCAAACAGTGCTACCCCTGCTTTAGCTACAAGGATATATAAGTTATTGCTGAGGAGCCCATTGAACTCATGCATACAAGCATTATCATCTTCTTCAATGATTCACAAAGATAAACATTAAATCCTAGAGTGAGACAAAAAGTGATGAGGCTGTCAAATTCTAAGTTGATGGGCTCATAGTGGACTACATGAGATAGACAcacaccaaaaaaataaaataaaaaaaggcacAAATAATTGGAAGCACCTGCATGCGTATGAGGAGGAGGACCTACCAAATTGGAATTTGGGGCATATAGTATGGTTGGTATATCATCAATTCAACATCCCACCACTTCCcatttaaaatatcttttcaaTACCCAATAGCAACAGTGATACTGGGCTGTGGAATTTGCAATTTCTAATGGAAGTGATGAGGAATCAAGTAGTTTTATTGGGGGAGAAACCCCTCCAACAACTCATAGACAGTGACATTACCATTTTCCCCCCTTTATACATGCCTTTGTTGGCATAATCTCCCACAAATGTCCCCTCACATTTAATCAGGGCTGACCTATGCACATGTTCAATATTCTATAACTAACCAATACTCCAACAACTCTTCTGATTCAATAGTCTTATCTTTGGATATGGTGTATCTCACAATCAATTCAATAGTGGGCATGCGGTATGTGTCTCCTTTTTGGCTATACTTATCAAGAAGAACAACCCATCAAAACTCAGTTTATGATTGTTGGTTTCTCTAGCAAGTAGCAACACAGTACTAAATGGAGATTGGATCATTAATCTCAAGGAATTATTACTCATACATGCATATACACAATACAAATGAGTTGCCACACATTATTGGATTACATTACAGCATAGAATCAATAAATGGCTAAAAGACCAAAACTACATACAAGGAATTTACCCCCAGCGTTTTGAGGCAGTGAGGGAGGTGGAGAACACAACAGAGAACCCACTTCAATGAAGTGTATATGAAGATTATGAAAAGGTGAAAATGTAAAAAAGTTTATACAGTCTGTGTTTGTCTTTTTatgtatgagagagagagagagagagagagagagagagagagaggtggttAGACAGCACAAGAGGTACAGTTACAGGTCTTGGGAACAAAAGCACACACACCAAAGGGCTTGTTGGGGAGCTGACAGTCTATGCCAAAGCAGCATGGCATGGTGGCACAAGTACCAGTGGTTGGATCTGCACCACCAGCAGCACAGCACTTGCACACCAAGCACAGTTGGAATGGTGCCAGCTTCCTCCTTCCATCAAGATGACTGGTGTGACTGCCCACAAGTGCTGCTTCAACCACCTGGTATTGGGTTGATTCAACTGGCCTCATCTCAAGCGCATGGCATCTTCCTGCATGTGGGTGTTCATACTCTGAGAGTGTCTGTGAAAGAGATGTGAGGATTGGGCTCAGAAATAGGCTTACCTGGAGAAATAGTGAAGTGGGCGATCAAGAGAAGCAGTATTAATTGTGTTCCAGCTGTGGGATTCATTGCAAAATTGTTCATGGCTGTGGATAACAGGCTTACTGtatgagaaagaagagagagagagagagagagagagagagagagagagagagagagagagagagagagagagagagagagagagagagagagagagagagagagtatgtGGCCTGTGTTGTGGAAAGCTATGGAGAAAGAGGTTTATTTGGGAGAGGTTGAGAGAGGCAGCCAAGAGGGGGCCTTAATGCGTTTGTGTGGTGGAAACCCATGGAGGAGGTTTATTTGGAACCAAGTGGGTCAAGGGATGGGGATctttcatgtttctttttttgtgttttactttTTGTTCATCTCTTTGGTTTTTGTGTTTTGGGTACCACTTAAAATTAACTACACAACATTGAGATAATATAGGACTTTCATATCCTCATTCCTAATCTTAATAGCTTTTTCCAATAAAACATCAGTTTGGATAGACTAGATGTCATGCACCTAAGTATTA includes the following:
- the LOC100246776 gene encoding uncharacterized protein LOC100246776; the encoded protein is MNNFAMNPTAGTQLILLLLIAHFTISPGRCHALEMRPVESTQYQVVEAALVGSHTSHLDGRRKLAPFQLCLVCKCCAAGGADPTTGTCATMPCCFGIDCQLPNKPFGVCAFVPKTCNCTSCAV